AAAGCAGTTCCCCCTCTAGGGTAATCGCAGGTAGTATTGGGCGAGGGCTAAATCTGCTGGTGGGTATTGCTGAGACGGATACAGAAGCAGAGCTAGAGTGGATGGCGCGTAAGTGTTTGGAACTGCGTTTGTTTCCCTCAGAAACGAGTGGGTTTGACCAGTCGGTGCAGGAGATTGGAGGAGAATTGCTGGTGATCAGCCAATTCACGCTGTATGGGGATGCTCGTAAAGGTCGCCGTCCGTCGTTTGACAAAGCGGCTACACCTGTTCACGCAGAACAACTTTACAACCAGTTTGTTGATAAATTGCGAAGCAGTGGGTTGCGGGTCGAAACAGGGCGATTCGGTGCCAATATGCAGGTGGCGATCGCCAATGATGGCCCTGTGACGCTGATGTTAGAGAAGGAGGCGATTTAGGGAACTCTTTAGACGGAGAATATATGACTTTTGTCAATATGTTTAAGGAAGAGTTGAATGCAGTATAAGCTATCCAAATCATTAAAAGTCGATTTTTTGTTGACGGCTTATGACTTAGCTGATACTGTGAAGAAATATTTAATTTTTTCCCATAGTTGTAACTCTATTGTTTCGATTTATGACAGGAGTTGTTGCTTTGAATCAGAGCCAAGCCCATCCCTTCGACGGTCGGTTTACTCTGCGCCCCACTCCAAACCTAACCGTATTCTGTGACTTTGACGGTCCGATTATTGATGTCAGCGATCGCTATTACAACACCTACCAACTCGCGTTAGCCGACGTTCAAACTGCCTATCAAGACAAAGGCGCGCCCCTGCCATTGTGCCTGTTGAGCAAAACCCACTTTTGGCAAATGAAACAAGACCGGGTTCCCGATCTCGAAATCGCGTTGCGGTCGGGGTTGCGGCAGGAACAGATGGATTACTTTTTGCAGCGGGTGTGCTCCATCGTGAATCAGCCTGCCTTGCTACATCAAGACCACCTGCAACCAGGAGTGCGGTGGGCACTGGAACTGCTCCACTCGCAGGGCGTGCGTCTGGTGCTGGTCACCCTGCGGAGTCAAGAGCAAGCCACTGAGATTTTGCAGAGCTATGGGCTGGCAAACCTGTTTACGCTAATTCGCGGCACGCAGGATGACACGGTTGCCTATGGCAACGCGGCTGAAAGTAAGATCCAACTGTTGGCCGAAGTATTGCAAGAGTTTCCCCATTGGGCAACTGAGCCTGCCTGGATGATTGGCGATACTGAAGCTGATATTTTGGCAGGGCAAGCTTCTAACATTCCGACGATCGCCCTCACTTGTGGCATTCGCAGCCAAACCTATTTGGAAAAGTTTTTGCCCACCCGCATTCACAGTGAGTTGCTGTCAGCAGCGCATTATCTGGTGAGTCAAAGCTTATTTGCCAGTGTGTAAACTGGGCGATCGTCAACGGTCGGTGGTCAATGGTCAATGGTTGATGAAGTGTGGATTCGGGATAAGGATCTTGGTGATTAAACCCGCTGTTATGCACTTAGTACTGTGATTCACAGATAGGGTTTGGAAATAAAACCAGGGGGGTGTGGGGCTGCGCCCCCAGCCAGGGGTTCCACCCCTGCACCCCAAATTTCCACCCTTATTGACGATGAGTTGTACTTAGGATCGTGAATTAAATAACCTGAAAAACGGCAACCCCCTTTACGGGCGTGGCAGTCGGCAGAGGGTTCTGAAACAATGGCAAGGGCTTTTGACCGAATGCCACGTCCCTACGCCAGGAATTACACCTTAATAAATTCGTGATCCTTAACAGGACAGACGCGATTAATCGCATCTCTTTCAGCAGGACTCACTCTAGAGCTATAACTCGGCTCATCCCCTTGTCTTTTTTCTCTCTTCTCTTTATTCCCCTTTATCCTTTAGCGTTTATCCTTTTTACTGATTGCGTTCACCACATTGATGGGATCGCCTTTCAAGCACGCGGCGATCGCTTGCAAAATTTCCTGCCCCAACCGAGCGAGAGCTTCCTGCGAGTTATAGGCAATGTGAGGCGTCAAGACGACATTATCCAACTGGGCTAACGCTTGAATCTCTGGACTCGTTGTGCCATCGGTGGGTTCTTGCTCAAACACATCGAGAGCAGCACCCGCAATGCGTTTCT
The window above is part of the Oscillatoria sp. FACHB-1407 genome. Proteins encoded here:
- the dtd gene encoding D-aminoacyl-tRNA deacylase — protein: MRVIIQRVTSSQVTIDGAVQSSSPSRVIAGSIGRGLNLLVGIAETDTEAELEWMARKCLELRLFPSETSGFDQSVQEIGGELLVISQFTLYGDARKGRRPSFDKAATPVHAEQLYNQFVDKLRSSGLRVETGRFGANMQVAIANDGPVTLMLEKEAI
- a CDS encoding HAD family hydrolase — protein: MTGVVALNQSQAHPFDGRFTLRPTPNLTVFCDFDGPIIDVSDRYYNTYQLALADVQTAYQDKGAPLPLCLLSKTHFWQMKQDRVPDLEIALRSGLRQEQMDYFLQRVCSIVNQPALLHQDHLQPGVRWALELLHSQGVRLVLVTLRSQEQATEILQSYGLANLFTLIRGTQDDTVAYGNAAESKIQLLAEVLQEFPHWATEPAWMIGDTEADILAGQASNIPTIALTCGIRSQTYLEKFLPTRIHSELLSAAHYLVSQSLFASV